CCCGGGTGTTGCTCGAACTCGGAGACAGTCGCGTCGGGGACCGACACGGCGTCCGTCACCGCTTCGGCGACGGGATGGTCCGCGAACTGCTCGACCGCGGCGGCTCGGGCCATCGCCCGGTCGTCGGCCCGCTCCAGCAGTTCCATCTCGCCGGTCGTCAGCGTGCCCGTCTTGTCGAACGCGACCACGTCCGCGTCGGTCTCCGTCTCGAACACCGCATCGCCGGTGACGACGGTCCCGCCGTCCAGCGCCCGGCGGATGCCGGCCGCGGTCGCCAGCGGCGTCGCCAGCCCCAGCGCGCAGGGACAGGAGACCACGAGTACAGCCAGCCCGGTCAGCATCGCGTCCGTCGGCGTCGCTCCGGCGACGAGGTGCCCGCCGGTAGCGAGAACAGCCAGGAAAACCACCAGCGGGACGAAGACGGCGGCGATACGGTCAACCAGCCGCTGGACGCCGCCGCGCGTGCTCTGGACCTCCCACAGCAGGTTCGTCAGCCGGTCGACGGTGCTCTCGGCGTCCGGCCCGACCTGGACGACGACGCCGCCCTGCGTGACCAGGGACCCGCCGATGACCTCGTCGCCGTCCGTCTTCCGGACGGCTAGCGACTCGCCGGTCACGAGCGACTCGTCGACGGCAGCGGTCCCTTCCACGACGGTGCCGTCGACCGGGACGCGATCCCCGGACCGGACAACGACTTCGTCGCCGGGCGACAGCACCCCTACATCGACCTCCTCGTGACCACCGTCGGTGCGTCGCCGGGCGCTATCGGCCCGCTGTGTCGTGAACTCCGTGAGGCGGTCCAGCGCGCGCCGCCGAACCCGGTCCTGGTAGTAGTCGCCGACCGAGACGGCCATGACGATGACCGTCGCCACGTCGAAGTACACCTCTGTATGTCCCAAAATGACGGCGACAACGCTGTACAGGAAAGCGGTCACGGCGGCCATCGCCACCAGCAGGTCCATGTTCGGACGGCCAGCCCGGAGACTGACGTAGGCCCCGCGAAGCAACGGCCACCCAGTGTACCCGACTACGACGCCGGTCATCACGGCCATGTTCCACAGCAGGTAGTCCCCCGCCTGCCCCGCCGGGTCGAACAGCAACAGCGACGAGTCGACACCGAGGTAGGCCGGGTAGAGAAAGAGGATGTACCACAGCATCGTCATCATTCCGAAGAAGCCGCCGACGATGAGACGCCCCTCCAGTTCGTACTCGTCGTCGGTCTCCGTGGCCTGCAGGCTGGCGTCGTAGCCGGTGCCGGCCACCGCGTCCGCGAGGTCCGACTCGGAGAGCGCGTCGGCGTCGTAGGTGAGTTTCATCGTCCCCGTCGGGTAGCTGGCGGCCGCGGCGGCGACGCCGTCGTGGTCTGTGGCCCGCGCTTCCAGAAACGTCTCGCAGGTCGCACAGTGCATCCCCTCGACGGAGAGGAAGGCCGTCTCGCCGTCGGCGTCGTCCGGATCGGGTCCTGTGTCGGCCGCGTCGCGGGTCTCCGTCGCCGGGTCGTCGAGCGTCCGGGCGACCTCCAGACAGCCGCGACAGCAGAACGTCCCCTCGACCGCGTCGTCGGTGACCGGCGTATCGACCGGCAGGTCACAGAGCGTACAGTGGGTCATGTCCAGGGCATCGGCAGGGGTGGTTTCGGGATGGCGATACCGAACGCCGCCAGCCCGTTCGACAGCGGGACGAGCGCGAGTGCGATGAAGACGACGCCGAGCACCCGGTGCAGCGTTGCGCGATGGCCCGGCGACAGCGTGCCGAAGGCGGTCCCGTAGGCAAACACCAGCGGGAACGTCCCGAGGCCGAGCGCGGCCAGCGAGAGCCCGCCAGTGAGCGCGGAGCCCGTCGCAAACGCATACAGGAACGCCGGGTAGAGCAGCGGACAGGGGAGCAGCCCGTGCATTGCACCCAGCGCGACCATCCCCGGGCCGTCGACCCACCGGTCGACTCTGGCAACGAGCGACGCGGAGAGTCGCTGGAACAGGTCCCCGACCAGCGGTAGCGACCGGGCCACATCGACGGCGCGGCCACGGGAGAGATACCCCAGCCCCACGGTGATGATAGCGAGGCCGACGAAAACCCCGACGGCTCCACGGACGGCGGTCCCGAGGCGTGCTAAGCCGGCCACGTCGTACAGAACGCTGCCAGCAGCGCCAAGCACCGTTCCGACGAGCGCGTAGCTCAGCGTCCGTCCGGCGTTGAACAGCGCGTGCTGACGTATTTCGTGGCCTGATACCGGCCCGCCGTCGTCAAGTCTATCGGCGTAGGTGGTGACTAACGGCCCGCACATCCCGAGGCAGTGGACACTCCCGACGAGTCCCAGCCCGACGAACGCCGCGAGGCCGGCCGTCTCACCGGAACTCAGCCCCGCCGTCCCGAACTGCATATCAGACGGTACTCGACTCGGTTGGTTGTGTCATCCAGAACAGGCTGCCGGCGATGATGACGACGCTGACCAGCGAGAGCGCGACGATGGAGCGTCCGGTTCCCTGCATGTAGTACGCGACCGGCGCGAGACCGAGCAGCGCCAGCAACGTCACGAGCCGAGGGCTTGACGCAGACATATCTGGCCGTACGTTAGAGGGATTATAAAAAGAAACGGGTCGTTCCTGCCGGCTGAAAACACCATCAGGGGTTTTTTTAGGTAATCTGCTATCTTCCCAGATATGGTACGGCACGAAGCTAGAAGCAGCCAGCTGCCAGATTCGCACGACGCGGTGGGGGTGCGACGATGGCGCTGAGTCGGCGACAGTTCGTCGGTGCCGCAGCCGGGACGGCGGCGCTGGCCGCGACCGGCACGGCGACAGCACAGGAAGAACCGGACTACGGCGGCTGGTTCGACGACGTGTCGAACTACGACGGGACCGCCGACAAGCGAGGCCAAGACACTGTTACAATCACCGTCGGCGCGCAGGGCAACAACGGCGCGTTCGCCTTCGACCCGCCGGCAGTGATGGTCAGCCCGGGCACAGAGGTCGTCTGGGAGTGGAACGGCGAAGGCGGCGGTCACAACGTCGTCTCCGACGGCGACGGCCCGCTCGACTCCGGGGGCGCGGTCAGCGAAGCCGGCACGACCTACAGCCACACCTTCGAGTCTGAGGGGATGTTCAAGTACGTCTGTGTTCCCCACGAAGCGCTCGGAATGAAAGGCGCAGTCGTCGTCCGGTCCGGTGGCAGCGGGGGCGGCGACTCCGATGGCGGCGGTCAGCAACAAGGACCGCCGGCAAACCCGGATTACGGCGGCTGGTTCGACGACGTCTCGAACTACGACGGAACGACAGTCGACAGAACCGACGCCGATAGCGTCGAGATATCGGTCGGTGCACAGGGCAACAACGGCGCGTTCGCCTTCGACCCGCCAGCGGTTCGGGTGACACCCGGCACCGAAGTGACGTGGAAGTGGACCGGCGAAGGCGGCGGCCACAACGTCGTCTCCGACGGTGACGGTCCACTCGACTCCGGGGGCGCGGTCAGCGAAGCCGGCACGACCTACAGCCATACCTTCGAGGAAATGGGCGTGTACAAATACGTCTGTGTCCCTCACGAGTCACTCGGGATGAAGGGCGCTGTCGTTGTCGGTGGCCCGCTCGATGGCAGCGGTGGTGGCAGTGACGGCGGCAGCGGACAGGAAGGGAGCGGTATCGAACTCTCCGGCCCGCAGTGGCTCCTTTCAGGCTCGGTCCTGCTGGCGTTCTTCTCGCCGCTGTTGTTCGCGGTCGCGATGCGACGCCGCCAGAACGGGCGGCCTCCACAGACGGGTGAAGGTGGCGAGCTACGGCGGGCGAGCGGCCCGGAACCTGTTGAAGAGGCCGCTGAAACTGAACCGGCTGTCGAGCTGGGCCACGACGAGTACGACCCGAAGGGAACGGCGGCGTTGGTCGCCTTCTACTTCGTGTTGATTGCCCTGCTGTGGGTGTTCATGTACTTCGTCGAGTTCCTCGGCCGCGTCTCCATAATCGGGTGATACCATGCAGGTTCATAGATTCGAAAAAGTTTGGCTCGGTGCAGCGATACTGCTCATCGTCGGTTTCATCGCCACCATCGCGTACGGGTCGGTTGGTGTCGGCGTCGGGATGGTCGACGATACGGGCGGACAGATCAGCGCAGAAGAAGTACAGAACGGTAACACTGGGACCCAGTTCGACGACCCCGGTGTCGTCAAAGAGGACGGGCAGTACGTCGTGTACGTCGTCGCCCGGCAGTTCCAGTTCTCTCCCGGAACTGGGGACACACCGATCCGCGTGCCCGCGGGTGAGAACGTCACGTTCAAGGTGACCAGTGCAGACGTGGTGCACGGCTTCTCAGTGGTCGAAACCAACATCAACACGATGGTCATCCCGGGACAGGTCTCAGAAGTCTCGGCCCGATTCAACGAGCCCGGCACCTACGGGCTCATCTGTCACGAATACTGCGGGGCGGCCCATCACACGATGGGTGGCTCCGTCGAGGTCGTCCCGCCGGAGGAGTACGATATGCAGCAAGAGAACATCGACCAGTCCGCAGATGACGCACAGGCTCAGGAGGAGGCGGATCAGTAATGGTGTTCGTCGACTCCTATCCGAAAACGTCGAAGCTCGTCCGTAGCGAGTTCCTCGTCTCGTTCATCGCTCTCGGAATCGGTGCGCTGTTCGGCGTCATCCAGGCGCTCCATCGGACCGGCGTGTTCCGGGGCTTCGTCAGTTCAGCCGACTACTACACGATTCTGACGGGCCACGGCGTCCTGCTGGCGCTCGTGTTTACCACGTTCTTCATCGCAGGACTGTTCACATGGGCTGTCGCCAGCAGTCTCGAACGGGAGTTGCCACAGCGTATCGCCTGGTCGGCCTTCTGGATAATGCTCACGGGGACGGTGCTTGCGGCCGTGTCTATCATCGGCGGTATCGTCGGTTCGCCGTCGATCCTGGGTCACGACCTCGAAGCGGACGTGCTGTTCACCTTCTACGCCCCGATGAAGGCGCACCCGGCGTTCTACATCGGCGCCGCGCTCATCATCGTCGGCTCGTGGGTCGCCGGCCTCGCGTACTTCAAGTCCCTGTGGGAGTGGCGCTCTGAGAACCCGGGTGAACGCATTCCCCTGCAGACGTTCATGGTCCTGACGACGATGCTGATGTGGTACGTCTCCACCATCGGCGTCGCCGTCGAGGTCGTCGCCTTCCTCATTCCGTGGTCGCTCGGACTCATCCAGAACGTCGACCCGCTGCTGACGCGGACGCTGTTCTGGTACTTCGGCCACCCGGTCGTGTACTTCTGGCTCATGCCGGCGTATCTCGTCTGGTACACGATTCTACCGAAGCTGGCCGGTGGGCGGCTGTTCAGTGACCCGCTGGCCCGCGTCGTGTTCGTCGCCTTCCTGCTGCTTTCGACCCCGGTCGGCTTCCACCACCAGTACACCGACCCCGGCATCCCCTCGGGCTACAAGTTCATCGCGATGACGAACACGATGTTCTTGCTGTTGCCCTCGCTGCTGACCGCGTTCACCGTGGTCGCCTCGGTCGAACACGGCGCTCGCCAGCGGGGTGCAAAGGGCTATCTCTCCTGGCTTCGGAATCTGCCCTGGGGTAAGCCGGCCTTCGCCGGCTGTATGCTCGCCGGCCTGATGTTCGCCGCAGGAGGGTTCTCCGGCATGATCAACGCCGGGATGAACATCAACTACCTCATCCACAACACCATCTGGGTGCCCGGCCACTTCCATCTCACCGTCGGGACTGCGTTCGCGCTAACGGCGATGGCGATCAGCTACTGGCTGGTCCCACAGATCACCGGGAAGAAACTCCGACAGCGCACCATCGCCACGCTCCAGCCGTACGTCTGGTTCGTGGGCATGGCGGTGATGTCGAACGCCATGCACCGCGCCGGCCTCGCCGGCATTCCGCGACGGACTGCCGAACCGACGTACGACGAGTTCGCGTTCGAGGGCGTCGCCGGAACGGTCGGCGAAATGCGCATCCAGATCGCCATCGGCGGCTTCCTGCTGTTCGTCGGCGCGGCGATGTTCCTCATCGTCATGGCCGACACCTTGCTCGCTCGCCGCGGCGGGACGCTGTCGGTCAACGGGACGATTCC
The genomic region above belongs to Haloarcula hispanica ATCC 33960 and contains:
- a CDS encoding heavy metal translocating P-type ATPase, translated to MTHCTLCDLPVDTPVTDDAVEGTFCCRGCLEVARTLDDPATETRDAADTGPDPDDADGETAFLSVEGMHCATCETFLEARATDHDGVAAAAASYPTGTMKLTYDADALSESDLADAVAGTGYDASLQATETDDEYELEGRLIVGGFFGMMTMLWYILFLYPAYLGVDSSLLLFDPAGQAGDYLLWNMAVMTGVVVGYTGWPLLRGAYVSLRAGRPNMDLLVAMAAVTAFLYSVVAVILGHTEVYFDVATVIVMAVSVGDYYQDRVRRRALDRLTEFTTQRADSARRRTDGGHEEVDVGVLSPGDEVVVRSGDRVPVDGTVVEGTAAVDESLVTGESLAVRKTDGDEVIGGSLVTQGGVVVQVGPDAESTVDRLTNLLWEVQSTRGGVQRLVDRIAAVFVPLVVFLAVLATGGHLVAGATPTDAMLTGLAVLVVSCPCALGLATPLATAAGIRRALDGGTVVTGDAVFETETDADVVAFDKTGTLTTGEMELLERADDRAMARAAAVEQFADHPVAEAVTDAVSVPDATVSEFEQHPGQGVSATVDGEQVVVGTQALFDDLGFDVPADLRTQCERATENGRVPALVGWDGEAQDVLVAGDRLRANWESVVSTLARDRDVVVITGDRPEAAVPFERHDGVDEVFAGVPPEAKAEVVERLQSRGTVAMVGDGSNDAPALAAADVGIAMASGTSLAADAADAVVTTDDLRAVPDMFAVTAATRTRVRQNLAWAFCYNAVALPLALLGVLNPLFAALAMTASSLLVVGNSTRTLAGTATHSKASAEGPTATQQPAAAD
- a CDS encoding halocyanin domain-containing protein translates to MALSRRQFVGAAAGTAALAATGTATAQEEPDYGGWFDDVSNYDGTADKRGQDTVTITVGAQGNNGAFAFDPPAVMVSPGTEVVWEWNGEGGGHNVVSDGDGPLDSGGAVSEAGTTYSHTFESEGMFKYVCVPHEALGMKGAVVVRSGGSGGGDSDGGGQQQGPPANPDYGGWFDDVSNYDGTTVDRTDADSVEISVGAQGNNGAFAFDPPAVRVTPGTEVTWKWTGEGGGHNVVSDGDGPLDSGGAVSEAGTTYSHTFEEMGVYKYVCVPHESLGMKGAVVVGGPLDGSGGGSDGGSGQEGSGIELSGPQWLLSGSVLLAFFSPLLFAVAMRRRQNGRPPQTGEGGELRRASGPEPVEEAAETEPAVELGHDEYDPKGTAALVAFYFVLIALLWVFMYFVEFLGRVSIIG
- a CDS encoding cytochrome c oxidase subunit II; this translates as MQVHRFEKVWLGAAILLIVGFIATIAYGSVGVGVGMVDDTGGQISAEEVQNGNTGTQFDDPGVVKEDGQYVVYVVARQFQFSPGTGDTPIRVPAGENVTFKVTSADVVHGFSVVETNINTMVIPGQVSEVSARFNEPGTYGLICHEYCGAAHHTMGGSVEVVPPEEYDMQQENIDQSADDAQAQEEADQ
- a CDS encoding sulfite exporter TauE/SafE family protein, giving the protein MQFGTAGLSSGETAGLAAFVGLGLVGSVHCLGMCGPLVTTYADRLDDGGPVSGHEIRQHALFNAGRTLSYALVGTVLGAAGSVLYDVAGLARLGTAVRGAVGVFVGLAIITVGLGYLSRGRAVDVARSLPLVGDLFQRLSASLVARVDRWVDGPGMVALGAMHGLLPCPLLYPAFLYAFATGSALTGGLSLAALGLGTFPLVFAYGTAFGTLSPGHRATLHRVLGVVFIALALVPLSNGLAAFGIAIPKPPLPMPWT
- a CDS encoding b(o/a)3-type cytochrome-c oxidase subunit 1, encoding MVFVDSYPKTSKLVRSEFLVSFIALGIGALFGVIQALHRTGVFRGFVSSADYYTILTGHGVLLALVFTTFFIAGLFTWAVASSLERELPQRIAWSAFWIMLTGTVLAAVSIIGGIVGSPSILGHDLEADVLFTFYAPMKAHPAFYIGAALIIVGSWVAGLAYFKSLWEWRSENPGERIPLQTFMVLTTMLMWYVSTIGVAVEVVAFLIPWSLGLIQNVDPLLTRTLFWYFGHPVVYFWLMPAYLVWYTILPKLAGGRLFSDPLARVVFVAFLLLSTPVGFHHQYTDPGIPSGYKFIAMTNTMFLLLPSLLTAFTVVASVEHGARQRGAKGYLSWLRNLPWGKPAFAGCMLAGLMFAAGGFSGMINAGMNINYLIHNTIWVPGHFHLTVGTAFALTAMAISYWLVPQITGKKLRQRTIATLQPYVWFVGMAVMSNAMHRAGLAGIPRRTAEPTYDEFAFEGVAGTVGEMRIQIAIGGFLLFVGAAMFLIVMADTLLARRGGTLSVNGTIPEPLSGADHSPRILDNYKLWTAIALLLIAIAYGPPLASMVADGLFAPGSPPIPV